ACCACCGCTTAGCTCATTGGGCTTGTGGTTAAACCGGTCTGTAAGATTTACCAGTTCCAGCATCTGCATGGCCTTTTCGTTGCGTTCGGTCTTGCGTATTCCGGCGTAGATTAGGGGTAACGCTACATTTTCCAACGCAGTAAGCCGGGGCAACAAGTTAAATTGCTGAAATACGAAGCCGATTTCTTTATTCCGAACTTCAGCCAGCGCATTGTCCTCCATCTTGCTTACATCTTTTCCGTTGAGTACATAACTGCCGGAAGTAGGTGTATCCAGGCAACCCAGGATATTCATCAGCGTGCTTTTTCCACTTCCCGAGGGGCCCATAAGCGCCACATATTCATTCTTATTAATGTTCAACGATACGCCTTTCAGCACCTGCAATTCCTGCGGCCCCATAAAATAGCTTTTGCGCAGATCGGCGATATGAATGATGGAGGATTGCACCTTATTTGCGGATCACTTTGGGTACTTTAAAGAAAACACCATCTGTAGCGGGAGCATTTAATAACGCTTCCTCCCGGGTAATCGATCCCTTTACCTCGTCATCCCGCAGCACATTGATCT
The sequence above is a segment of the Niabella agricola genome. Coding sequences within it:
- a CDS encoding ABC transporter ATP-binding protein, with the protein product MQSSIIHIADLRKSYFMGPQELQVLKGVSLNINKNEYVALMGPSGSGKSTLMNILGCLDTPTSGSYVLNGKDVSKMEDNALAEVRNKEIGFVFQQFNLLPRLTALENVALPLIYAGIRKTERNEKAMQMLELVNLTDRFNHKPNELSGGQCQRVAIARALVNDPSLILADEPTGNLDTKTSYEIMDIFNRIHHNGNTVILVTHEEDIANHAHRIVRLRDGVIESDQAVTKAGSHV